In Bythopirellula goksoeyrii, a single window of DNA contains:
- a CDS encoding redoxin domain-containing protein — translation MKCYVFVLFAYFTLVCGLGTTWAADQPVDLNVGDSAPDFSGAADDDSEFKSTDVVGQKILVVYFYPADMTSGCTKQACSYRDSMQSFRDHDVRGARR, via the coding sequence ATGAAATGCTACGTATTCGTCCTATTTGCTTATTTCACATTGGTTTGCGGTTTGGGAACTACCTGGGCTGCTGACCAACCCGTGGATTTGAATGTCGGTGATTCAGCACCCGATTTCTCCGGCGCCGCGGATGACGATTCTGAGTTTAAGTCGACCGATGTTGTGGGCCAGAAAATACTGGTAGTCTATTTCTACCCTGCCGACATGACTAGTGGTTGTACGAAGCAGGCGTGCAGCTACCGCGACTCAATGCAGAGTTTTCGAGACCACGATGTGCGGGGTGCTCGGCGTTAG
- a CDS encoding SDR family oxidoreductase codes for MNTPARTVFVTGCSTGIGRATALLLAEKGFRVFAGLRGEQQAAELENASKGSLTTILLDVTQEDQIASAVATIQAACPEGLYALVNNAGVALAAATELTTADELRKVLEVNVVAPLRMIQHCLPMLRQTHGRIINVSSMNGTQALPMVGAYSASKHALEAINDTLRVELRPWRIKLSLIRPGQVRTPIFHKSHQQIEERRDKIPPELCPTYSEFYTRAAEFNERGAKSRTSPEDVARVIHRVLKARWPRVHYHVGLDAHGMNLLRYVHPKLVDRVLARVMGLFHPVD; via the coding sequence ATGAACACCCCTGCTCGCACCGTTTTCGTTACAGGTTGCTCTACAGGCATTGGCAGAGCGACTGCCCTTTTGCTTGCCGAGAAAGGTTTCCGCGTTTTCGCGGGACTCCGTGGTGAGCAGCAGGCCGCCGAGCTAGAGAACGCATCGAAGGGGAGTCTCACCACAATACTTTTGGATGTCACCCAGGAAGACCAAATCGCCAGTGCTGTTGCCACGATTCAAGCAGCCTGTCCAGAGGGACTCTATGCCCTGGTCAACAATGCAGGCGTCGCCTTAGCTGCAGCCACCGAGCTAACCACTGCCGACGAACTGCGAAAGGTTCTCGAGGTCAACGTAGTCGCACCACTGCGAATGATCCAGCACTGTCTACCGATGCTTCGGCAAACCCACGGCCGCATCATCAATGTCTCCTCGATGAACGGTACGCAAGCCTTGCCCATGGTGGGCGCCTACTCAGCAAGCAAGCACGCTCTTGAAGCAATTAACGACACGCTGCGCGTGGAACTGCGCCCCTGGCGGATCAAGCTGAGCCTCATTCGCCCTGGCCAGGTTCGAACGCCGATTTTCCACAAGTCGCATCAGCAAATCGAAGAACGCCGCGACAAGATCCCCCCGGAATTGTGCCCCACTTATAGCGAATTCTACACGCGCGCTGCAGAATTCAACGAACGCGGCGCTAAATCGCGGACCTCCCCAGAGGACGTCGCCCGTGTGATACACCGCGTGCTCAAGGCACGTTGGCCAAGAGTCCACTACCACGTCGGACTCGATGCCCACGGCATGAATCTCTTGCGCTACGTACACCCCAAACTCGTAGACCGCGTCCTGGCGCGAGTGATGGGACTGTTTCACCCTGTGGATTGA
- the lpxD gene encoding UDP-3-O-(3-hydroxymyristoyl)glucosamine N-acyltransferase: MPTPLAELAQLVSGQLRGVGTTPIHGFATLDVAQAGEITLVDNSDRAAALEDSPAVAAIVPAVFPESTKPTIVVSDVHAAFAQIVTYFRPLRKRSNCGMSPSAWISPTARLAGDVQIHPGATIGDEVIIGSGSIVHSGARIMAGCVIGKGTTLFPNVVLYEDTHVGDRVILHAGAVLGAYGFGYREIDGQHTLASQLGNVVIEDDVEIGACATIDRGTYGATTIGAGTKIDNLVQIAHNCRLGQHNLICSQVGIAGSTTTGDRVVMAGQVGVRDHVHIGDGAVLCSKAGVPNSVSAGEVMLGQPATPLRRQKLQMAAIAKLPEMRRDFRQLQHQLAKLQEQLVADNEEQLGEQAA, translated from the coding sequence ATGCCGACCCCCTTGGCCGAATTGGCGCAGCTGGTGTCCGGTCAGCTCCGTGGCGTTGGCACCACGCCGATACACGGCTTTGCAACGCTCGACGTTGCCCAAGCTGGCGAGATCACTTTGGTCGACAATTCAGATCGGGCTGCAGCACTTGAGGATTCACCTGCTGTTGCAGCTATCGTCCCCGCCGTTTTCCCGGAGAGTACCAAACCAACGATCGTCGTCTCCGACGTCCATGCGGCTTTTGCCCAGATTGTTACTTACTTTCGGCCTCTGCGTAAGCGTAGCAATTGTGGGATGAGCCCCTCAGCCTGGATCAGTCCCACCGCACGTTTGGCAGGCGATGTGCAAATCCATCCGGGAGCTACCATTGGCGACGAGGTGATAATCGGTAGCGGATCGATAGTTCACTCGGGCGCACGGATCATGGCCGGTTGCGTCATCGGCAAAGGCACCACCCTATTTCCCAATGTCGTCCTCTACGAAGACACTCACGTGGGAGATCGAGTCATCCTTCACGCGGGTGCGGTTCTTGGTGCCTACGGGTTCGGCTATCGCGAAATTGATGGCCAGCACACCCTCGCCTCGCAACTCGGCAATGTGGTAATCGAAGATGACGTCGAAATCGGCGCCTGTGCCACCATCGACCGCGGGACCTACGGAGCCACCACCATTGGCGCGGGCACAAAAATTGACAATCTTGTCCAGATTGCCCATAACTGTCGCCTTGGCCAGCACAATCTTATTTGCAGTCAGGTAGGCATCGCAGGCAGCACCACCACGGGAGATCGTGTGGTGATGGCGGGCCAAGTCGGGGTGCGCGATCATGTCCACATTGGCGATGGGGCAGTACTCTGCTCCAAAGCTGGCGTTCCCAATAGCGTCTCCGCCGGCGAAGTGATGCTTGGTCAACCCGCAACTCCGTTGCGTCGACAGAAACTCCAAATGGCTGCCATCGCTAAGCTACCCGAAATGCGACGCGATTTCCGCCAACTGCAACACCAACTGGCCAAGCTACAAGAGCAACTCGTAGCGGACAACGAGGAGCAACTAGGCGAACAAGCCGCATAG
- a CDS encoding redoxin domain-containing protein, with amino-acid sequence MCGVLGVSGDSAENHRHFKEAHNLNFTLLADPDGSIAKSFGVKTGDGGSFTTNIGGKEITLDRGVTANRWTFVIDRDGKIVYKNTSVNPTADSEEVMAVVEKLEGGEE; translated from the coding sequence ATGTGCGGGGTGCTCGGCGTTAGCGGCGACTCGGCCGAAAACCATCGGCATTTCAAAGAAGCACACAATCTTAACTTCACACTGCTTGCCGACCCCGATGGCAGTATCGCTAAGTCGTTTGGCGTGAAAACGGGCGATGGGGGTTCGTTCACCACCAATATTGGCGGCAAGGAAATCACGCTCGATCGTGGTGTGACAGCAAACCGTTGGACCTTTGTGATCGATAGAGATGGAAAGATCGTCTACAAGAACACTTCGGTCAATCCAACAGCGGATAGCGAAGAAGTGATGGCAGTGGTGGAGAAACTGGAGGGGGGAGAGGAGTAG
- a CDS encoding LpxI family protein encodes MRLSLNKKADSLNDSDRPIGLLAGWGSYPRAVAEALQSQGHHVAGVGIHDHADPRLADLCQHFDWIGLGGIGRAIRLFKRWGVREAIMAGKVHKVLLYQPGWWLKHRPDWTCIKAFSPQLIWGKSDRKDDTLLSTIVEAFARYGIDFQPTTKFAPELLVKSGHVAGKPLTSKQLKDVSFGWQIAKTMGGLDVGQTICIKNQTVIAVEAIEGTDLCIRRAGELCGGGGITVVKVAKPHQDMRFDVPTVGIKTLESIAAAGGGVLAIESEKTILLERPEFLRSARRMGISVIAQADATLASAAA; translated from the coding sequence ATGCGATTATCCCTCAACAAGAAAGCCGACTCACTGAACGATTCGGATCGACCCATCGGCCTGCTGGCTGGTTGGGGTAGTTATCCGCGTGCCGTTGCTGAGGCATTGCAATCCCAAGGTCACCACGTTGCTGGCGTTGGAATTCACGATCACGCCGATCCTCGCCTGGCCGACCTTTGTCAACACTTCGACTGGATCGGATTGGGTGGCATTGGCCGCGCGATCCGCCTCTTCAAACGTTGGGGAGTCCGCGAGGCGATCATGGCCGGCAAGGTACATAAGGTACTTCTCTACCAACCAGGTTGGTGGCTCAAGCATCGTCCCGACTGGACATGCATCAAGGCATTTTCTCCGCAACTGATTTGGGGCAAGTCGGATCGCAAAGATGACACGCTACTTTCTACAATCGTCGAAGCCTTTGCCAGATACGGAATCGACTTCCAACCCACCACGAAATTTGCACCGGAGCTACTTGTGAAGTCCGGACATGTCGCAGGAAAACCGCTTACGAGCAAACAACTCAAAGATGTCTCATTCGGTTGGCAAATCGCCAAGACGATGGGAGGTCTCGACGTTGGTCAGACCATTTGCATCAAGAACCAAACCGTCATTGCCGTGGAGGCGATCGAAGGAACCGATCTTTGTATTCGCCGCGCCGGTGAATTGTGCGGTGGGGGTGGGATTACGGTCGTGAAAGTCGCTAAGCCCCACCAAGATATGCGATTTGACGTTCCCACCGTGGGAATCAAGACACTCGAGTCGATCGCTGCGGCGGGGGGAGGTGTCTTGGCCATCGAGTCCGAGAAAACAATCTTGCTCGAACGCCCCGAATTCTTACGATCAGCCCGCCGCATGGGCATCTCCGTAATCGCTCAGGCGGACGCAACTTTGGCCAGCGCGGCAGCTTGA
- a CDS encoding sigma-54 interaction domain-containing protein: MAITYSSTSLESLAALSPENPDSLLLGQDPSINRIAHHTERAAQVECTVLITGETGTGKEVWARMLHRLGPRSQKPFLPVNCAALTPTLAESQLFGHEKGAFTGAAGESLGVFRSAHGGVVFLDEVGDMPLELQPKLLRVLQEGEVTPVGSSRPQNVDVQVVTATNRNLERDVEEGRFREDLYYRLNLVELRMPPLRDRVEDIPSFIDYFSKKYAARYDQPVWEPSPETLRKFCEYRWPGNVRQLGYVIEQSYVLQCEPILPGTPEIPGRNLNLPFTNLGRLREVAVEQALRTTSGHKGRAAELLGVHPNTLTRILAQLDEGE; the protein is encoded by the coding sequence ATGGCAATTACGTATTCTTCTACTTCTTTGGAGTCTTTGGCTGCACTTTCGCCTGAGAATCCAGACAGCCTCCTCTTGGGGCAAGATCCTTCTATCAATCGCATTGCACATCACACCGAGCGCGCTGCGCAGGTGGAATGCACTGTCTTAATTACCGGTGAAACAGGTACTGGTAAAGAAGTCTGGGCGCGGATGCTACACCGCCTGGGCCCTAGAAGCCAAAAACCCTTCCTCCCTGTCAACTGCGCTGCACTGACGCCCACGTTGGCAGAGAGCCAACTGTTCGGTCATGAAAAGGGTGCGTTTACTGGCGCTGCTGGCGAAAGCTTAGGTGTCTTTCGTTCCGCTCACGGCGGCGTCGTATTTCTAGACGAAGTCGGCGACATGCCGCTGGAGCTTCAACCCAAATTGCTCCGCGTGTTGCAAGAGGGAGAGGTCACGCCGGTGGGTTCTTCGCGTCCCCAAAATGTCGACGTGCAAGTCGTCACAGCCACCAACCGAAACCTGGAACGCGACGTCGAAGAAGGCCGCTTCCGTGAAGATCTCTATTATCGACTCAACTTGGTCGAATTACGGATGCCACCTTTGCGAGACCGCGTCGAAGACATCCCTAGCTTTATTGACTACTTCTCCAAGAAGTACGCCGCGCGCTACGACCAGCCCGTCTGGGAGCCGAGTCCAGAAACGCTCCGCAAATTTTGCGAATATCGCTGGCCCGGCAACGTGCGGCAACTCGGCTACGTGATCGAACAGAGCTACGTCTTGCAGTGCGAACCAATACTGCCAGGCACGCCTGAAATCCCAGGTCGCAACCTGAACCTCCCCTTCACCAACTTGGGAAGACTTCGCGAGGTTGCCGTAGAACAAGCACTTCGAACGACCAGCGGTCACAAAGGCCGTGCCGCTGAACTTCTGGGTGTCCACCCCAACACGTTGACCCGAATTCTGGCCCAACTCGACGAAGGCGAATAA
- a CDS encoding choice-of-anchor Q domain-containing protein: MALFQKTCRARQTSSFIRSPYARSLHCEQLEDRRLLALLTVTTDQDVVDFNDGVTSLREAIFAVNTVPGADEIQFDFGHDGPATILLTQGELEITDSLTITGSGAELLTIDAQQQSRIFSVNGLAGDVAFVGMTMTNGKTTLAQEGGGAISALRGMRVFIDNSILQDNSTSGFRSRGGAIISNNELQIRESIISGNFTTGLNASGGGIYATSITLVDSLVEGNRTHGNDARGGGIASLSSSQKETFFERSHIINNETVGNFSLGGGIAHWIGNLTIHDSLISGNKTSGDRASGGGVYFDHGSLSISSSSIIDNSTTGTHSRGGGLFSHGSLNTIESSTISGNSTIASGGGIYSLGNLDLFYSAVSNNSVYGMFVYGGGLALHSFSTIVNSTISGNKATGQSAAGGGIDARGSLQISNTTISENKAQGYSSRGGGVFASSLTLSHSTITGNRVVGDDSRGGGVVGIHTSIQHSIIANNEATYADSDLHWPTQSRNISFSLIGTNAGNNLTETPIGSPDANGNLIGGPIHGVIDPLLGPLADNGGPTLTHALLPGSPAINAGEPALVGWDVPAFDQRGEPFTRVFGGRIDIGAFEAQSFVVDTLVDESDGDYSPGDFSLREAIELANQIAGANTIEFDPLLTATAGPLPATILLTMGQLEITDSLTINGPGAELLTIDTSGLPGSIFEINDTISANLIDTKIAGVTLTGATDSAIHLSENLTVSETVFHNNRATQGGAIRVDNSSRRIPGINLTVHDSLFVDNHADVNSKSQGGAIYFVPWDGELSINTSSFHENSAVLHGGAIYSGTFTSVSIEQSSFENNQADYGGGISLGGNSLHSATIKNSSFLGNIATLSGGGIYSGKDLTIGDSKITGNRTLKENILSFDKHGGGGLLQLYGRLTVDNSTISGNSSKGDGGGIGAGGHSFLTNTSIFNNAAIGKGGGINIRNGLLELQTTVIVENTSGLLGGGGIYAETSLQGTSSIRNSTISNNLTHGDGGGISGINVSVANSTISGNKAFGSGGGLFIHFGYHQELAHSTVTNNISDADGDEIGSGGGLFSKNLYELNHSIIAGNFDKSNTARDVYGIVSAQFSIIGLGAEFLGPLAYNGGPTLPDGRMILTHELLPDSPAINAGLYILVPGQNGLPEFDQRGAPFARVVGSRIDIGAYESQPAAGSLNGDFDADGDVDGRDFLSWLRGYGKTGDVQQSDGDATSNHAVDGNDLAVWQATYGENQLAVSSQQLANDAAIESIANLSAGLPALFADRPISGPDVVLKDEFTVAPIPSSLKSESNLQRLVRNTQPRYSSWNCSPSDETQTTESVDLAAFDEVYAALV, encoded by the coding sequence ATGGCACTCTTTCAGAAGACCTGCCGCGCGCGGCAGACCAGCAGCTTCATTCGCTCCCCCTATGCGCGCTCACTGCACTGCGAACAACTAGAAGACCGTCGCCTGCTCGCTTTGCTCACCGTCACGACCGACCAGGACGTAGTTGACTTCAACGACGGCGTCACATCACTGCGCGAAGCAATCTTCGCAGTCAACACGGTCCCCGGCGCAGACGAAATCCAATTCGACTTCGGCCACGACGGACCCGCGACGATCCTGCTGACTCAGGGAGAACTGGAGATCACCGATTCGCTGACTATCACGGGGTCAGGGGCGGAGTTGTTGACGATTGATGCCCAGCAGCAGTCGCGGATTTTCAGTGTGAACGGTTTGGCCGGTGATGTGGCTTTCGTTGGCATGACAATGACGAATGGAAAAACTACTCTTGCCCAAGAAGGAGGCGGAGCGATTAGTGCCCTTCGGGGAATGAGAGTCTTTATCGATAACAGCATACTTCAAGACAACTCAACTTCAGGCTTTCGTTCCCGAGGTGGGGCAATTATTTCTAATAATGAGCTGCAGATTCGCGAAAGTATCATTAGCGGAAACTTTACTACTGGCTTAAATGCCAGTGGTGGAGGAATCTATGCCACTTCAATAACTCTGGTTGACTCACTTGTAGAAGGAAATCGCACCCACGGAAATGATGCTCGCGGCGGGGGTATAGCTTCTTTGAGCAGTAGTCAAAAAGAAACATTCTTTGAGAGAAGTCACATAATTAATAATGAGACTGTTGGAAATTTCTCACTAGGTGGTGGAATTGCCCACTGGATAGGCAATCTCACCATTCATGATTCTTTGATCTCTGGGAATAAGACATCGGGGGACCGTGCTTCAGGTGGTGGCGTTTACTTTGACCATGGAAGTCTGTCTATCAGTTCAAGCTCGATAATTGACAACAGTACAACTGGTACCCACTCCAGAGGCGGCGGTCTCTTCTCTCATGGAAGTCTAAATACAATCGAGTCGAGCACAATCAGTGGGAACAGCACTATTGCATCTGGAGGCGGCATCTATTCCCTAGGAAATCTAGATCTTTTTTATAGTGCTGTTTCCAATAACTCAGTTTATGGAATGTTTGTTTATGGTGGAGGTCTGGCACTTCATTCATTTTCAACTATTGTTAATAGTACGATAAGCGGCAACAAAGCCACAGGCCAATCTGCTGCTGGGGGTGGGATAGATGCCAGGGGTTCTCTTCAGATTAGCAATACGACTATCTCTGAGAATAAAGCGCAAGGATACAGCAGTCGGGGAGGCGGTGTTTTCGCTTCGTCTCTCACGCTTTCGCACAGTACAATCACTGGCAATCGAGTAGTTGGTGATGATTCTCGTGGAGGAGGTGTCGTGGGTATTCACACTTCGATTCAACATTCCATTATCGCCAACAACGAAGCAACTTATGCTGATTCTGATCTGCATTGGCCAACGCAATCACGCAACATCTCATTCAGTCTCATCGGCACCAACGCAGGAAACAATCTCACCGAAACCCCCATTGGTTCACCCGATGCCAACGGCAACCTCATCGGCGGCCCCATCCACGGTGTGATCGATCCCCTCCTCGGCCCGTTGGCCGATAATGGCGGCCCAACCCTGACCCACGCCCTCCTCCCCGGCAGCCCGGCCATCAATGCCGGCGAGCCTGCTTTAGTGGGCTGGGATGTCCCCGCCTTCGACCAACGCGGCGAACCATTTACTCGCGTCTTTGGCGGGCGGATAGACATCGGTGCCTTTGAGGCCCAGTCGTTTGTCGTCGACACACTCGTCGACGAAAGCGATGGCGACTATTCCCCAGGCGATTTCTCACTTCGCGAAGCCATTGAATTGGCTAATCAAATTGCAGGCGCGAACACGATCGAGTTTGATCCCCTCCTCACCGCCACCGCTGGACCATTACCCGCAACGATTCTTCTCACTATGGGCCAATTAGAGATCACCGATTCGCTCACGATCAACGGACCGGGGGCGGAGTTGCTGACCATTGATACGAGTGGTTTGCCAGGGAGCATCTTCGAAATTAACGATACGATCTCAGCAAATCTGATAGATACGAAGATTGCCGGCGTCACCCTTACTGGCGCTACCGATTCGGCGATTCATTTGAGCGAGAACTTGACTGTCAGTGAAACTGTTTTTCATAATAATCGCGCTACGCAAGGTGGGGCAATCCGGGTCGACAACTCTTCTCGTCGAATCCCTGGAATCAACTTGACTGTGCATGATTCTCTATTCGTCGACAATCACGCGGACGTAAACTCTAAAAGCCAAGGTGGCGCGATTTACTTCGTTCCGTGGGATGGAGAACTATCAATCAATACGAGTAGCTTTCACGAAAACTCGGCTGTTCTCCATGGTGGGGCAATCTATTCTGGCACGTTCACAAGCGTTTCTATTGAGCAGTCCAGCTTCGAAAATAATCAGGCCGACTATGGTGGGGGAATTAGTCTCGGAGGCAATAGCTTGCATTCGGCCACGATCAAAAACTCTAGCTTTCTCGGCAATATCGCTACATTATCGGGAGGAGGCATCTATTCCGGCAAGGACTTGACGATTGGCGATAGCAAGATTACCGGCAATCGTACACTCAAGGAGAATATTCTGTCTTTCGATAAACATGGTGGAGGTGGCTTATTGCAATTATACGGAAGATTAACGGTCGATAATTCTACGATCAGTGGCAACTCATCTAAAGGGGATGGTGGCGGCATAGGAGCTGGAGGGCACAGTTTTTTGACAAACACATCGATATTCAACAATGCCGCAATAGGTAAAGGAGGTGGGATCAACATTAGAAACGGGCTATTGGAACTTCAAACCACTGTCATAGTAGAAAACACTTCGGGACTACTGGGAGGAGGAGGCATCTATGCTGAAACCTCGTTACAAGGTACTTCTTCCATCCGAAACTCGACCATCAGCAACAATCTTACTCATGGTGATGGGGGCGGCATATCAGGAATAAATGTCTCTGTAGCCAATTCAACGATAAGTGGAAATAAGGCCTTCGGCTCAGGAGGGGGATTATTCATACACTTTGGATACCATCAAGAGCTAGCACACAGCACCGTCACGAACAACATCTCCGATGCCGATGGCGATGAAATTGGAAGTGGCGGTGGATTATTTAGCAAGAATCTCTATGAACTTAATCATTCGATTATTGCCGGAAATTTCGACAAGAGTAACACGGCAAGAGATGTGTATGGGATCGTCTCAGCGCAGTTCAGTATCATCGGCTTAGGCGCAGAATTCCTAGGCCCTCTTGCATACAATGGTGGGCCAACTTTGCCCGACGGAAGAATGATATTGACCCACGAGCTCCTGCCGGACAGTCCTGCGATTAATGCAGGGCTGTATATTTTGGTTCCCGGCCAGAATGGTCTCCCCGAGTTCGATCAACGCGGAGCCCCCTTCGCCCGGGTTGTCGGGAGCCGCATCGACATCGGTGCCTACGAATCACAACCCGCCGCAGGATCCCTCAACGGTGATTTCGATGCCGATGGCGACGTCGATGGTCGTGATTTTCTCAGTTGGCTGCGTGGCTACGGCAAGACGGGGGATGTACAGCAAAGTGACGGCGATGCCACGAGTAATCATGCTGTCGACGGCAATGATCTCGCAGTCTGGCAGGCAACGTACGGAGAGAATCAATTGGCTGTTAGCTCTCAGCAGTTAGCCAACGACGCGGCGATCGAATCCATTGCCAATCTCTCCGCTGGCCTGCCTGCATTGTTTGCTGATCGCCCAATTTCCGGGCCTGATGTGGTTCTCAAAGATGAATTTACAGTAGCTCCTATCCCAAGCTCACTGAAGAGCGAATCGAATCTGCAACGGTTGGTTCGAAATACTCAGCCTAGATATTCCTCGTGGAACTGTTCCCCCAGCGACGAAACTCAGACAACGGAATCAGTCGATCTAGCAGCGTTCGACGAAGTCTATGCAGCCTTGGTATGA
- a CDS encoding TIGR03032 family protein, with protein sequence MSDTSNTNGAIEPETAPDAPPPLRSVHTSNLPQIFSEGAFSLLVTTYQAGKLVLLRNDKGVLNTHFRNFLKPMGLAVHGGKLAIGCSIDIWEFHNVPAVCQRLDDHEENKETGFQHDACFLPRRSHTTGDMQIHEMAWVDDELWFVNTAFSCLATRSELNSFEPRWRPKFITELVPGDYCHLNGLATRDGRIRYVTALGETNTPGGWRDNKRDGGLLIDVDSNEIIVRGLSMPHSPRWYRDKLWLLESGNGTFGTVDLDTGKYEQVAELPGFTRGISFLGPLAFIGLSQVRESAVFSGIPLVERLEERTCGVWVINIETGQTVAFCRFEDAVQEIFAVEVLLGSRFPDLVNHDVELIGRSYVLGDEALAQVPADLRAGTPKRRE encoded by the coding sequence ATGAGTGACACTTCTAATACGAACGGCGCCATCGAACCTGAGACCGCACCGGATGCCCCGCCACCGTTGCGTAGCGTTCACACATCGAACCTTCCTCAGATCTTTTCGGAAGGGGCCTTCTCGCTATTGGTTACCACCTACCAGGCGGGCAAACTCGTGCTATTGCGCAACGACAAGGGAGTGCTCAACACTCACTTCCGCAATTTCCTCAAACCGATGGGCTTGGCGGTTCACGGCGGGAAGCTGGCCATTGGTTGCAGCATCGACATTTGGGAATTTCACAATGTGCCTGCTGTTTGCCAGCGACTTGATGATCACGAAGAGAACAAAGAAACCGGCTTTCAGCACGACGCCTGCTTCCTGCCCCGCCGCAGTCATACCACCGGTGACATGCAGATTCATGAAATGGCCTGGGTGGATGATGAACTCTGGTTTGTGAATACGGCTTTTAGTTGTCTCGCCACACGCAGCGAGCTCAACAGTTTCGAGCCTCGCTGGCGGCCCAAGTTTATCACGGAACTTGTCCCCGGCGATTATTGCCACCTCAATGGGCTGGCCACCCGCGATGGACGGATTCGCTATGTCACCGCTCTGGGTGAAACCAATACCCCCGGCGGTTGGCGCGATAACAAACGCGACGGCGGGCTCTTGATCGATGTCGACTCGAACGAGATCATCGTACGTGGCCTTTCGATGCCCCATTCCCCTCGCTGGTATCGCGACAAACTCTGGCTGCTAGAATCGGGCAATGGCACTTTTGGCACCGTCGACTTGGACACGGGCAAGTACGAACAGGTTGCTGAACTCCCCGGCTTTACACGCGGCATCTCCTTTCTCGGACCACTGGCATTTATCGGACTCTCACAGGTTCGCGAGTCGGCCGTTTTCAGTGGCATCCCCTTGGTAGAGCGATTGGAAGAACGCACCTGCGGCGTCTGGGTGATCAACATCGAAACGGGCCAAACGGTCGCTTTCTGTCGATTCGAAGACGCCGTGCAGGAAATCTTTGCTGTCGAAGTGCTGCTCGGAAGTCGCTTTCCCGATCTTGTGAATCACGACGTGGAACTCATCGGCAGATCCTACGTACTAGGCGACGAAGCCCTCGCCCAAGTCCCCGCCGATCTGCGAGCGGGAACACCTAAACGCAGAGAATAG
- a CDS encoding J domain-containing protein — MSHFAALMLSATSTTRWPDSIDATITASYLAVILGIPILGYVVMVLDFRRWLRSLRRSLVIVSRAVTTVPYWALLERPACLRAFDLKMPCTEAEVLAAYREKAKTMHPDRGGDLKSFLRLQKNVDKALKLVRGNEGDSSGS; from the coding sequence ATGTCCCACTTCGCTGCACTAATGCTGTCTGCCACGAGCACCACGCGGTGGCCTGACAGCATTGATGCCACGATCACGGCCAGTTATCTGGCAGTGATTCTGGGAATACCGATCTTGGGTTATGTGGTGATGGTTCTAGATTTCCGCCGCTGGCTCCGCTCACTGCGGCGTTCTCTGGTCATTGTCTCGAGAGCTGTGACAACAGTCCCCTACTGGGCTCTGCTTGAGAGACCTGCCTGTTTGCGAGCCTTCGATCTGAAAATGCCGTGCACTGAGGCGGAGGTGCTGGCCGCCTATCGCGAGAAAGCGAAAACGATGCATCCCGACCGTGGAGGGGATCTGAAGTCGTTCTTGCGACTGCAAAAAAACGTCGATAAGGCGCTCAAACTAGTGCGAGGCAATGAAGGTGATTCGAGCGGAAGCTAG